In the genome of Lactobacillus intestinalis, the window TGATGGCAATTCTAGAACAACCATATTTAGATCTTTTAAATAAAATAATGACTACCGGTCATGATAAAAGTGACCGAACTAAAACAGGTACTCGCAGTTTATTTGGTGCGCAGATGAGGTTTAATCTTGCAGAAGGCTTTCCAATTTTAACTACTAAGCGGGTACCTTTTGGTTTAATTAAGAGTGAATTGCTCTGGTTCTTACGAGGAGATACAAATATTAAATTTTTACTTGAACATAACAACCACATTTGGGACGAGTGGGCTTTTAAAAATTGGATCCAAAGTCCTGCTTATGAGGGTCCGGATATGACAGACTTTGGGTTACGTGTTCAAAGTGAGCCTGAATTTAAAAAGATTTATCAGGCAGAAATGAAAAAGTTTGATGAGCGAATTTTAAACGATGATGATTTTGCGCAAAAATACGGCAACTTGGGTAATGTTTATGGAGCACAATGGCGGCACTGGGAAAAGCGCGATGGTAGTTTTATCGACCAAATTCAAAATGTGGTTGATCAAATTAAAACTACTCCCGACTCAAGAAGAATGATTGTGACTGCATGGAATCCTGAAGATGTGCCAAATAGTGCTCTTCCTCCATGTCATGTAATGTTTCAATTTTATGTGGTTGATAATAAGTTGAGTGTTCAACTTTACCAACGTTCGGGTGATATGTTTTTAGGAGTTCCATTTAATATTGCAAGCTACTCATTGCTTTTACATTTGATTGCGCGCGAAACTGGTCTCGAAGTGGGCGAATTTGTTCATACTTTGGGGGATGCACACATTTATGATAATCACTTTGATCAAGTAAAAGAGCTTCTAGCTAATAAACCATACGATTCTCCTCAATTATGGTTAAATCCAGATAAGAAAAATATCATGGACTTTGAAATGGAAGATATTAAATTAATTGGTTATCACCATCATCAAACTATCAAGGCGCCAGTGGCGGTATAGGTGAAAAAATGATTGAATTTGTTTGGGCAGAAGATAATAAGCATGCAATTGGCTATAAAAATCATTTGCCATGGCATTTACCAGCTGATTTAAAGCATTTTAAAAACTTAACGATGGGCCATCCTATGATTATGGGGCGCAAGACTTTTACTAGTTTGCCGAAAGTTCTTCCCGGACGTCAGCATCTTGTGTTAACGCATGATCAACAATTAATTGAGCAATACCGAGATGATGAACGTGTGACTTTCTTTACCTCAATTGATGATTTGAAGTCTTTCGTTGATCAAAATCCAGAAACCTGTTTTTGTGCAATTGGTGGGGTTTCAATTTTTGAACTTCTAGCAGATAAAGTCGACATTTTAGAGAAAACGCTCATTTATGAGAAGTTTAAAGCTGATACTTTTATGCCAGAAATTGATTATTCAAAGTTTGAATTAATTAATAAGGAAGATCATCAAATCGATGATCAAAATCATTATCCATATACCTATTTTACTTACAAACGGAAACAATAAGGAAGCATTAAAAATGTCGCTGTTAGGCGAGATTTTTTGATAAATTAGGTATAATTAATCAAAAAACTTTTAGGATTGATCATATGGCAAAGGAAAAGATTTTAGGTTTAACTCAAGAAGAAGTTGAAAAGCGAACCAAGGAAGGTTTAGTCAATAAAGCAGTAAATGATCAGTTTAAAACTAATAAACAAATCATTGCTGAAAATACTTTTACTTACTTCAACTTAATATTTTTGGTGTTGTCAATTCTTTTGGTGCTAGTTGGTGCATATAAAGATTTGACCTTCTTACCAGTCATCATCTTAAATACAATTATTGGAATTGTTCAGGAAATTCGCGCTAAACGTATCTTA includes:
- a CDS encoding thymidylate synthase; its protein translation is MAILEQPYLDLLNKIMTTGHDKSDRTKTGTRSLFGAQMRFNLAEGFPILTTKRVPFGLIKSELLWFLRGDTNIKFLLEHNNHIWDEWAFKNWIQSPAYEGPDMTDFGLRVQSEPEFKKIYQAEMKKFDERILNDDDFAQKYGNLGNVYGAQWRHWEKRDGSFIDQIQNVVDQIKTTPDSRRMIVTAWNPEDVPNSALPPCHVMFQFYVVDNKLSVQLYQRSGDMFLGVPFNIASYSLLLHLIARETGLEVGEFVHTLGDAHIYDNHFDQVKELLANKPYDSPQLWLNPDKKNIMDFEMEDIKLIGYHHHQTIKAPVAV
- a CDS encoding dihydrofolate reductase, giving the protein MIEFVWAEDNKHAIGYKNHLPWHLPADLKHFKNLTMGHPMIMGRKTFTSLPKVLPGRQHLVLTHDQQLIEQYRDDERVTFFTSIDDLKSFVDQNPETCFCAIGGVSIFELLADKVDILEKTLIYEKFKADTFMPEIDYSKFELINKEDHQIDDQNHYPYTYFTYKRKQ